Proteins from a single region of Chloroflexota bacterium:
- a CDS encoding Lrp/AsnC family transcriptional regulator: MPRQPAPRSSTAGAADDRPAAPVALDPTDRRLLALLSEDGRRSYAELAQAVGLSAPSVYARVKKLEDRGVIQQYTIATSPELLGYGIAALVAVRQLPGFHWERLESAFHRLTAVEACYSVTGDDSYVLLVRVADARSLEDLLREIGCVEGVSSTRTMLILSTTFERKRIE; this comes from the coding sequence GTGCCACGTCAACCAGCGCCGCGCAGCTCAACGGCGGGGGCCGCCGACGACCGACCGGCGGCCCCGGTCGCGCTCGACCCCACCGACCGTCGCTTGCTGGCCCTGCTCTCCGAGGACGGCCGCCGCTCGTACGCCGAGCTTGCCCAGGCTGTCGGGCTGAGCGCGCCGTCCGTGTACGCGCGCGTCAAGAAGCTGGAGGATCGGGGCGTCATCCAGCAGTACACCATCGCCACCAGCCCCGAGCTGCTCGGCTATGGGATCGCCGCGCTGGTGGCCGTGCGGCAGCTGCCCGGGTTCCACTGGGAGCGGCTGGAGTCGGCGTTCCACCGGCTGACGGCCGTGGAAGCCTGCTACAGCGTGACCGGCGACGACAGCTACGTGTTGCTGGTGCGCGTGGCCGACGCCCGCTCGTTGGAAGACTTGCTGCGCGAGATCGGCTGCGTCGAGGGCGTCTCCAGCACCCGCACGATGCTGATCCTCTCGACGACGTTCGAGCGCAAGCGCATCGAGTGA
- a CDS encoding NAD(P)-dependent oxidoreductase: MAGQSDPSSDATADTSAPLPRVAFLGLGAMGRPMAANLLEAGHPLTVWNRTASRAEPLTARGATLAASPQAAAADADVVITMLTDVAAVESVAFGNVGLLAGLRAGVAYVDMSTVTPALSLRLAEAAHGRGARFLEAPVLGTIGPAADGTLTILAGGDAETLEALRPILSVMGSTIIHAGPSGQGAWLKLLANALMGVTMQAFFELLAVGQRAGFDRATLAQTFGALPMSSPVMQRKTPPILAGDFAPQFTLDLFNKDLRQLLEAAGALGVDSPMVALAHGLFSQARIRDRGGLDYSVAALAAEERAGITRQG, from the coding sequence ATGGCAGGTCAGTCTGACCCGTCCTCGGACGCCACCGCCGACACGTCCGCGCCGCTGCCCCGTGTCGCCTTTCTCGGTCTCGGCGCGATGGGCCGCCCGATGGCCGCCAACCTGCTCGAGGCGGGCCATCCGCTGACCGTCTGGAACCGGACGGCGAGCCGGGCCGAGCCGCTCACCGCACGCGGCGCGACGCTGGCCGCCAGCCCCCAGGCTGCCGCCGCTGACGCCGACGTGGTCATCACGATGCTGACGGACGTAGCGGCCGTCGAGTCCGTCGCCTTCGGAAACGTGGGTCTGCTGGCCGGGCTGCGGGCCGGCGTGGCCTACGTCGACATGAGCACCGTCACCCCGGCGCTCAGCCTGCGCCTCGCCGAGGCGGCCCACGGGCGTGGCGCGCGCTTCCTCGAAGCGCCGGTGCTGGGAACCATCGGCCCGGCGGCCGATGGCACGCTGACGATCCTGGCCGGCGGCGACGCCGAGACGCTGGAGGCCCTGCGCCCGATCCTCAGCGTCATGGGCTCCACCATCATCCATGCCGGGCCGTCCGGACAGGGCGCCTGGCTCAAACTGCTCGCCAATGCGCTGATGGGCGTCACAATGCAGGCGTTCTTCGAGCTGCTGGCAGTCGGGCAGCGGGCTGGCTTCGACCGCGCCACCCTGGCCCAGACGTTTGGCGCGCTCCCGATGTCCTCGCCGGTCATGCAGCGCAAGACGCCGCCGATCCTGGCCGGCGACTTTGCCCCGCAGTTCACCCTCGACCTGTTCAACAAGGACTTGCGCCAGCTGCTGGAAGCGGCCGGCGCGCTCGGGGTGGACTCGCCGATGGTCGCGCTGGCGCACGGGCTGTTCTCGCAGGCTCGGATCAGGGATCGTGGCGGGCTCGACTACAGCGTGGCGGCGCTGGCGGCGGAGGAGCGGGCCGGCATCACGCGCCAGGGCTGA
- a CDS encoding metal ABC transporter permease, whose amino-acid sequence MILLEPFRYEFFVRGLLAATLVGALCGLIGVYVVLRRMSYIGHGLSHAVFGGAVASYVMGVSFYVGAGIWGFAAALLINALSRRHYIGADAAIGIITTASFAFGVALISQYRRFTRNFDAALFGNILGVTNQDLLVVALVSVVTLLLIFFLYKQLLFTTFDPEVAPIYGIRTAWIETAFSVMLAGTIIASMQVMGVTLIAAALVIPAIVARLLTDSFSTMLWLSTLVGALCGLLGIYLSYFLDIASGATVVLVAAALFVAVYSAVSIRRQLSGRSARQTAATNRAQSIAGLFD is encoded by the coding sequence GTGATCCTGCTGGAGCCGTTCCGCTACGAGTTCTTCGTGCGGGGGCTGCTGGCCGCGACGCTGGTCGGGGCGCTGTGCGGCCTCATCGGCGTGTACGTCGTGCTGCGCCGGATGAGCTACATCGGGCACGGCCTCTCGCACGCCGTCTTTGGCGGGGCCGTCGCCAGCTACGTGATGGGCGTCAGCTTCTACGTCGGCGCGGGCATCTGGGGGTTCGCCGCCGCCCTGCTGATCAACGCCCTCTCGCGACGCCACTACATCGGCGCGGACGCGGCCATCGGGATCATCACGACCGCCAGCTTCGCGTTCGGCGTGGCCTTGATCAGCCAGTACCGGCGCTTCACCCGCAACTTCGACGCCGCGCTGTTCGGGAACATCCTGGGCGTCACCAATCAGGATTTGCTGGTGGTGGCGCTGGTCTCCGTCGTGACGCTGCTGCTGATCTTCTTCCTGTACAAGCAGCTCCTGTTCACGACGTTTGACCCGGAGGTTGCGCCGATCTACGGCATCCGGACGGCCTGGATCGAGACGGCGTTCTCGGTGATGCTGGCCGGCACGATCATCGCCTCGATGCAGGTGATGGGCGTGACGCTGATCGCGGCGGCGCTGGTGATCCCGGCCATCGTGGCGCGCCTGCTGACCGACAGCTTCAGCACGATGCTCTGGCTCTCGACGCTGGTCGGGGCGCTCTGCGGGCTGCTGGGGATCTACTTGAGCTACTTCCTGGACATCGCCTCGGGGGCCACCGTGGTGCTGGTGGCGGCGGCACTGTTCGTGGCGGTCTACAGCGCCGTCAGCATTCGGCGGCAGCTGAGCGGCCGGTCGGCGCGCCAGACGGCGGCCACCAACCGCGCCCAGAGCATCGCCGGCCTCTTCGACTGA
- a CDS encoding metal ABC transporter ATP-binding protein, which yields MPVVHAPAAARSDRALVELDDLACGYDGRAVLERIALSIAPGQFAGIVGPSGSGKTTVLRAILGRADIFHGAVRFPATDGRRPRIGYVPQLETIDWSFPVTVEQVVLMGLAAESGYFPWARKSDRQRMMALLERLGIAHCAKRHIRDLSGGQQQRVFLARALIRNPELLLLDEPTSGADIKTRHEVLHLLHELNGEGIGVLLTTHDLNSVAAHLPWVICLNQRIVAQGTPDDIFTTEILTRTYGAEMVVVRQGDLILVSDRLAATRSGLHPGNEQPLERGA from the coding sequence ATGCCTGTCGTACACGCACCCGCCGCTGCACGGTCTGACCGTGCGCTCGTCGAGCTTGACGACCTCGCCTGTGGCTACGATGGCCGCGCGGTCCTCGAACGGATCGCCCTGAGCATCGCACCGGGCCAGTTCGCGGGGATCGTCGGGCCGAGCGGGTCCGGCAAGACGACCGTCCTCCGCGCGATCCTCGGCCGGGCCGACATCTTCCATGGGGCCGTCCGGTTCCCGGCCACGGACGGCCGCCGCCCCCGCATCGGCTACGTGCCGCAACTGGAGACGATCGACTGGAGCTTCCCGGTCACCGTCGAGCAGGTGGTGCTGATGGGGCTGGCCGCCGAGTCCGGCTACTTCCCCTGGGCCAGGAAGTCCGACCGCCAGCGCATGATGGCGCTGCTGGAGCGGCTGGGCATCGCCCACTGCGCGAAGCGCCACATCCGCGACCTCTCCGGTGGGCAGCAGCAGCGGGTCTTCCTGGCCCGCGCGCTGATCCGGAACCCTGAATTGCTGCTGCTGGACGAGCCGACCTCCGGCGCGGACATCAAGACGCGCCACGAGGTGCTGCACCTGCTCCACGAGCTGAACGGCGAGGGGATCGGCGTCCTGCTGACGACGCACGATCTCAACTCGGTGGCAGCGCACCTCCCGTGGGTCATCTGCCTCAATCAGCGGATCGTGGCCCAGGGCACGCCAGACGACATCTTCACCACCGAGATCCTGACCCGCACCTACGGCGCCGAGATGGTGGTGGTGCGCCAGGGCGACCTGATCCTGGTCTCCGACCGGCTGGCGGCGACGCGCTCCGGCCTGCACCCCGGCAACGAGCAGCCGCTGGAGCGCGGCGCGTGA
- a CDS encoding zinc ABC transporter substrate-binding protein, which translates to MLSAVLLPAPGPAAAQSKLKVVSTVAPITNIVQNVGGSRIELEGIIAPGVDSHTFEPAPSDARKLASADLIFVNGLALEGTTIELAQANLKSGAKIVELGPQTITREQWVFDFSFPEEHGDPNPHVWMNPLYALRFAELVRDALSERDAANADYYRQNVELFRARITELDTAIKATVATIPEQNRKLLTYHDSFAYFAPRYGFQVIGAIQPSDFAEPSPREVAALIDQIRETGVPSIFGSEVFPSPVLEQIGRETGVRYYDSLRDDDPPGAPGDPENTYIGMLKFDVQLMAEALGGDPSPLNNLDPTNTYQP; encoded by the coding sequence ATGCTCTCAGCCGTCCTGCTGCCAGCGCCGGGACCGGCCGCCGCGCAGTCGAAGCTGAAGGTCGTGTCCACCGTTGCCCCGATCACCAACATCGTGCAGAACGTCGGCGGCTCGCGCATCGAGCTTGAGGGCATCATCGCCCCAGGTGTGGACTCGCACACGTTCGAGCCAGCCCCGTCAGACGCGCGCAAGCTGGCCTCAGCCGACTTGATCTTCGTCAACGGGCTGGCGCTCGAAGGGACCACCATCGAGCTGGCCCAGGCCAACCTCAAGTCCGGCGCGAAGATCGTCGAGCTGGGGCCGCAGACGATCACCCGCGAGCAGTGGGTCTTCGACTTCAGCTTCCCCGAGGAGCACGGCGATCCGAACCCGCACGTCTGGATGAACCCGCTCTACGCGCTGCGCTTCGCGGAGCTGGTGCGCGATGCCCTCTCCGAGCGCGACGCCGCCAATGCCGACTACTACCGCCAGAACGTCGAGCTGTTCCGCGCCCGCATCACCGAGCTTGACACGGCCATCAAGGCGACCGTTGCCACCATCCCCGAGCAGAACCGCAAGCTGCTCACCTACCACGACTCGTTCGCCTACTTTGCGCCGCGCTACGGGTTCCAGGTGATCGGCGCGATCCAGCCGAGCGACTTCGCCGAGCCGTCGCCCCGCGAGGTGGCGGCGCTGATCGACCAGATCCGCGAGACCGGCGTACCGTCGATCTTCGGCTCGGAGGTTTTCCCCAGCCCGGTGCTGGAGCAGATCGGCCGCGAGACCGGCGTCCGCTACTACGACTCGCTGCGCGACGACGATCCGCCCGGCGCGCCGGGCGATCCGGAGAACACGTACATCGGCATGCTCAAGTTCGACGTGCAGCTGATGGCCGAGGCGCTCGGCGGTGATCCGTCTCCGCTCAACAATTTGGACCCGACGAACACCTATCAGCCATAG
- a CDS encoding glycosyltransferase family 4 protein, whose protein sequence is MVGEGGQGIRPLGWVTPGPLQQLTGGYLYDARIVDGLRVRGWPVGVLDIRAGGWPLDLAAGRRLAAGLRHAHWSSVVVDELAHPALAAAHLTGRLRPALRGTPLILLVHHLRCSEPGPWHGRALARMVEGLVVRTADLVVCTSETTARTVRPLTRRGIQTAVVRPGWDTHEGLSGRANPDGEVNLLLVGHWTPRKGILDALAALQRTGLGVTLDLVGEQDRDPAYAARVWAALRAPDLKDRVRVHGRVSAGMLRRRFSEADALLLPSSHEGYGMVLAEALAAGLPIVATRVGAVPEVVRGGQEAELVQPGDVGALARAIERLARSPDERHRRAALARERAASLPTWSDSILAFERLLQAVAAPSATRQAG, encoded by the coding sequence ATGGTGGGTGAGGGCGGGCAGGGGATCCGCCCGCTCGGCTGGGTGACGCCGGGGCCGCTGCAGCAACTGACCGGCGGTTACCTGTACGACGCGCGGATCGTGGACGGGCTGCGGGTGCGGGGCTGGCCGGTCGGCGTGCTCGACATCCGCGCCGGCGGCTGGCCGCTCGACCTCGCGGCCGGGCGAAGGCTGGCCGCCGGCCTGCGGCACGCGCACTGGAGCAGCGTGGTCGTGGACGAGCTGGCACACCCGGCCCTGGCAGCGGCGCACCTGACGGGACGCCTCCGACCAGCCCTGCGCGGGACGCCGCTGATACTGCTGGTGCACCACCTGCGCTGTTCGGAGCCTGGCCCGTGGCATGGGCGAGCGCTGGCCCGGATGGTCGAGGGGCTGGTGGTCCGTACCGCCGACCTCGTCGTCTGCACCAGCGAGACGACGGCCCGCACGGTGCGTCCGCTGACGCGCCGAGGCATACAGACGGCAGTGGTGCGGCCAGGCTGGGACACGCACGAAGGCCTCAGCGGCCGGGCTAACCCGGACGGTGAAGTCAACCTGCTGCTCGTCGGGCATTGGACGCCGCGCAAGGGCATCCTCGACGCGCTCGCGGCGCTCCAGCGGACCGGCCTCGGGGTCACCCTCGATCTGGTGGGCGAGCAGGACCGCGATCCAGCCTACGCCGCCCGGGTCTGGGCCGCCCTCCGCGCGCCCGATCTCAAGGACCGTGTGCGGGTGCATGGCCGCGTCTCAGCCGGCATGCTACGCCGGCGCTTCTCCGAGGCGGACGCGCTGCTGCTGCCCTCCAGCCACGAGGGGTACGGCATGGTGCTGGCCGAGGCGCTGGCCGCCGGGCTGCCCATCGTGGCGACGCGGGTCGGGGCGGTGCCGGAGGTGGTCCGCGGCGGCCAGGAAGCCGAGCTGGTGCAGCCCGGCGACGTCGGGGCGCTGGCCCGCGCCATCGAACGGCTGGCCCGCTCGCCCGACGAGCGTCACCGGCGCGCGGCCCTGGCCCGCGAGCGCGCAGCCTCGCTGCCGACCTGGAGCGACAGTATCCTCGCGTTCGAGCGGCTGCTGCAGGCCGTCGCTGCGCCGTCTGCCACACGGCAGGCAGGCTGA